A single genomic interval of Dysidea avara chromosome 8, odDysAvar1.4, whole genome shotgun sequence harbors:
- the LOC136265098 gene encoding uncharacterized protein has protein sequence MQLAKLIFEHLLIIVAVAAGINAQSGCSDCENYCMDVYNFSTEEADMELDRANEEWERTTKLLLDKACRTQYNDGCTSPRIPNTLKKTGDELRNMLNDELPTLKGAINWAKTCGCCPEEYKANIGLDNCNFAMTCDNLICNMTSMVQSISNYLLQYRCGCDNSTCDYNPFAVADLTERVTPSLADAANLLFKSYFRIKVMVNTITDMFPVNK, from the exons ATGCAGCTAGCAAAACTGATATTTGAGCATCTATTGATAATAGTGGCAGTAGCTGCGGGCATAAATGCTCAAAGTGGCTGTAGTGATTGTGAAAACTACTGCATGGATGTCTACAACTTCAGTACAGAAGAAGCTGACATGGAATTAGACAGAGCAAATGAAGAATGGGAGAGAACAACTAAACTTCTACTGGACAAAGCATGCAGAACTCAATACAATGAT ggATGCACCAGTCCAAGGATTCCTAACACTTTGAAAAAGACGGGAGATGAGCTAAGGAACATGCTGAATGATGAGCTTCCAACATTGAAAGGAGCAATTAATTGGGCAAAGACATGTGGCTGTTGTCCTGAAGAGTACAAAGCTAATATCGGATTGGATAACTGCAATTTTGCTATGACGTGTGACAATTTGATCTGCAATATGACATCCATGGTTCAAAGTATCAGCAACTAT TTACTACAGTATCGATGTGGCTGTGACAATAGCACATGTGACTACAATCCCTTTGCAGTTGCTGATCTTACAGAACGTGTGACACCATCATTGGCTGATGCAGCAAATCTATTGTTCAAGTCTTACTTCCGTATCAAAGTGATGGTCAACACAATTACAGATATGTTTCCAGTAAATAAATGA
- the LOC136264770 gene encoding uncharacterized protein, whose amino-acid sequence MMEEMLFQTALVIALTLNSVYGAPTNMTIAEEFSHCTANVTSCRVTITEVFDVTDDALNAFDDLCSKADLECDPLIQYTVQPETNRTVINDKINGELERLIGRMKILDELCEDEEGKLFYGEESLTDECNVLKCSIEPIAHKVAQYLLDEKCGCSEGCYYVPGKYVEYDEAKDLTHLSNVLHNAVNLLHMILSNHQITTECQNDEGVGDFTPLPIQGGPATREALEPEGKPVGLKM is encoded by the exons ATGATGGAAGAAATGTTGTTTCAAACTGCCTTAGTAATAGCATTGACTCTGAACAGTGTGTATGGTGCTCCTACTAATATGACTATTGCAGAAGAATTTTCTCACTGCACAGCAAATGTTACTTCATGCAGAGTGACTATAACTGAAGTGTTCGATGTTACTGATGATGCATTAAATGCTTTTGATGACCTGTGCAGTAAAGCTGACTTG GAATGTGACCCACTTATCCAGTACACTGTGCAGCCGGAGACAAACAGGACAGTAATAaatgataaaattaatggtgagTTGGAGAGGCTGATTGGAAGGATGAAGATACTTGATGAGCTGTGTGAAGATGAAGAAGGCAAGCTATTTTATGGAGAAGAATCACTCACAGATGAGTGCAACGTGCTGAAGTGCAGCATTGAACCAATTGCTCACAAAGTTGCCCAATAT TTGCTTGATGAGAAATGTGGCTGCAGTGAAGGGTGCTATTATGTTCCTGGAAAATATGTTGAATATGATGAAGCAAAGGACCTAACCCATCTCTCCAATGTACTTCACAATGCAGTAAACCTTCTTCACATGATTTTGTCAAATCACCAGATAACTACAGAGTGCCAAAATGATGAAGGAGTAGGAGATTTCACTCCACTGCCTATCCAAGGAGGTCCAGCTACCAGGGAAGCTCTTGAACCGGAAGGTAAACCTGTTGGTTTGAAAATGTGA
- the LOC136264053 gene encoding uncharacterized protein, with protein MKSIGKIGLFVMVAALIFSAAAEDCADKDRDYCCIDFTAELTGAEAKLHDDLFEDPAPRYHDRIRNYCETEYEKCHDAVGDKPLHLNPDGETMDDWRNAIAKELSILKGAINLTIDGAWSVQDQKANIGMSNDAQKCDELICGMKSIVQTLSDYLMYNHCGCENSTCDYDPDAVVLPEKNGQESLSDAAIQLFIPYARILTGVNTLDCKAALPDSPDCGQ; from the exons ATGAAATCTATAGGAAAGATAGGATTGTTTGTGATGGTAGCTGCATTAATATTTAGTGCAGCTGCTGAGGATTGTGCAGATAAAGACAGGGACTACTGCTGCATTGATTTTACTGCAGAACTAACTGGAGCAGAGGCAAAGTTACACGATGATCTATTTGAAGATCCAGCCCCACGGTATCATGACAGAATTAGAAATTACTGTGAAACTGAATATGAA AAATGCCATGATGCCGTGGGAGATAAACCTCTCCATCTTAATCCAGATGGGGAGACAATGGATGATTGGAGAAATGCAATTGCTAAGGAATTATCTATACTCAAAGGGGCAATTAATTTGACAATTGATGGGGCTTGGTCTGTACAAGACCAGAAAGCTAACATTGGAATGAGCAATGATGCTCAAAAGTGTGAtgagttaatttgtggaatgaAATCGATAGTCCAAACTTTAAGTGATTAT TTGATGTATAATCATTGTGGGTGTGAAAACAGCACTTGTGACTATGATCCTGATGCTGTTGTCCTACCAGAGAAGAATGGACAGGAATCGCTGTCTGATGCTGCTATACAACTCTTCATACCTTATGCTAGAATCTTAACAGGAGTAAACACACTTGACTGTAAAGCTGCTTTACCAGATTCACCAGATTGTGGTCAATAG
- the LOC136264771 gene encoding uncharacterized protein, which yields MNALILLTGLVAMIPFCTQAAPMNMTEKGFSYCKMNDTLIRVTVTELYNTTSDALDALDKACNKTGLACTLPDEYSVVEKNRTVLNDRINGELEKLIGKLKPLSKLCEDEEEKQSKGEDSLITLCNVLKCAMKPLPLKVAQYLITEKCGCEKGCFYVPGKYIKFEEAVNLTQLSNQLNNSVNFLKTVLKKIIKEEIASGEEDACDENT from the exons ATGAATGCTTTAATATTGCTAACTGGCTTAGTGGCTATGATCCCTTTCTGTACTCAAGCTGCTCCTATGAATATGACAGAGAAAGGATTTTCTTACTGCAAAATGAATGATACTTTGATCAGAGTAACAGTTACAGAACTGTACAATACTACCAGTGATGCACTAGATGCTCTTGACAAAGCGTGCAATAAAACAGGCTTG GCATGTACACTACCTGATGAGTACAGTGTAGTAGAGAAAAACAGGACAGTGCTTAATGACCGAATTAATGGGGAGCTAGAAAAGTTGATAGGGAAACTGAAGCCACTCAGTAAGTTGTGTGAGGATGAAGAAGAGAAGCAATCTAAGGGAGAAGACTCACTGATCACTCTATGCAATGTGCTGAAATGTGCGATGAAACCTCTTCCCCTAAAAGTAGCTCAATAT CTGATTACTGAAAAGTGTGGCTGCGAAAAAGGATGCTTTTATGTGCCTGGTAAATACATCAAATTTGAAGAAGCTGTTAATCTAACACAGCTATCCAATCAACTAaacaattctgtaaattttCTCAAAACTGTTCTCAAAAAGATCATCAAAGAAGAGATTGCTTCTGGTGAAGAAGATGCTTGTGATGAGAATACCTAA